The sequence below is a genomic window from Halolamina litorea.
CTCGACGTAGCGGACCACGTCGGTCTTGATCTGCTCGCGTTTCCCCTCTTCGACGCCGGACATGAAGCCGAACCCGGGGAGGTCGGTGAACATGAAGTCCGGCCCGGCCCAGTCGTAGTGGTTGGGCTGCCGGGTGACGCCGGGTTTCCCGCCGGTGTCGAAGCGATGGCCGGTCAGCTCGCGCATCAGCGTCGACTTCCCGACGTTCGACCGACCGACGAGTACGACCTCGTCGCCCCGGTTCGGCCGGTTCTCGAAAGGCATGGACGCTCGTAGTCGGGTGTCGGGGTTAACCCTCACGGGTCGGGCAGCCCCGGAATAAACCAAAAATTGCGATATAGAATGCGTTTTCCTGCCCACAGACGGGCGACCAACACCGGCTGACGCGCTCAGAACCAGTTGACGCCGCGGTAGCGGGGGCGACCTCGTCGCCGTCCTCCTTCCGTGCCGTCGTCGTGTCTCGCCGTCTCTGTGGGTTATTCATTCAGTAATAGACCGATAGCAGAAGCAACTCTCACATAAAACCAGCAATATACCTTCAGTTCCAAAATAACTATCAGCCGCTCCTCCGTTTACTACGGACGTATGAGCAAGTACGAGAAACACACCACAGTCAGCGACGAGGAGCGTCGGGAGTTCCTCAAGGCTCTCGGCGTCGCCGGCGCGGTCGGCGCCGCCGGAGTGACGGTGGGGGAACTGAACGAGACGGTCGACGCCTCGAACGTCGAGGCGCTCAGTTCGGTCGGCGCCGCCGTGAGCGAGGAGATCGCCGGTCAGGTCGACGCCGGCCTCCTCGCCGACCAACAGGCCGAACTGGCGGCGACGCTGTCGGCGGCGCCGGCGACCGTCGAGAGCGGGGCGGCCTTCGAGTCGCCCGGCACGGCGTTCGACGACATCGCGGAGGCCGGATGGGCCACTTACGGCCACCTCGAGGAGGCCGGGTTCTTCGAGAGCCTCGACGAGCACATGCCGGCGTTCAACCCCGAGCGCCTGACGACGAGTACGCGGGCGTTCCTCGGGTCGGAAGCGGCCGTCGAACCGCTCTCGGACCTCGAC
It includes:
- a CDS encoding twin-arginine translocation signal domain-containing protein translates to MSKYEKHTTVSDEERREFLKALGVAGAVGAAGVTVGELNETVDASNVEALSSVGAAVSEEIAGQVDAGLLADQQAELAATLSAAPATVESGAAFESPGTAFDDIAEAGWATYGHLEEAGFFESLDEHMPAFNPERLTTSTRAFLGSEAAVEPLSDLDLGGTAGVDLVAPVINQAEKLSHFHWIASGDIPAEHQLADVLPPITQRAAGGVLLWLQNLDDHLYQDQVLFDEQILADGIWEVRGMTAGFYLMTEGAKAAGTDSDRFTDAELGALFTTSIALQEVAQRMLPVHMHWIDEESRDPGNVKIDSISI